A section of the Centroberyx gerrardi isolate f3 chromosome 8, fCenGer3.hap1.cur.20231027, whole genome shotgun sequence genome encodes:
- the c8h9orf85 gene encoding uncharacterized protein C9orf85 homolog: MSSQKGNVSRSRGQKHQNSSGFRNDKYGATVQVKKAKSKTHDGLCQHCKDVLEWKVKYNKYKSLTQPRKCVKCSQKAVKDAYHVICKPCSLQLELCAKCGKKEDIVIPINSQKEDEKEQEEDGKQEEDGNQKKKGCGLRKKDLDDLDSDDDDFGDFDDDDEEDFDSDSGPKKTQSKAAVLPDISRVGVKD, translated from the exons ATGAGTTCTCAAAAAGGTAACGTATCTCGGTCGCGGGGCcagaagcatcaaaacagcaGTGGCTTCAGAAACGACAAATATGGAGCGACTGTGCAAGTGAAA AAGGCAAAATCGAAGACCCATGATGGGCTCTGCCAACATTGTAAGGACGTGCTGGAGTGGAAAGTCAAGTACAACAAATACAAATCACTAACACAGCCCAGAAAATG TGTAAAGTGTTCTCAAAAGGCTGTGAAGGATGCGTATCACGTCATTTGTAAGCCCTGCTCCCTTCAGCTAGAGCTCTGCGCCAAGTGTGGGAAGAAAGAGGACATCGTCATTCC GATAAACTCACAAAAAGAAGACGAGAAAGAGCAGGAAGAAGATGGCAAGCAGGAAGAAGATGGTAATCAGAAGAAGAAAGGATGTGGGCTAAGGAAGAAGGACTTGGATGACTtggacagtgatgatgatgactttggagactttgatgatgatgatgaagaagactTTGACAGTGATTCAGGACCTAAGAAGACACAGAGCAAGGCTGCTGTGCTCCCTGACATATCCCGGGTTGGCGTTAAAGACTAA
- the abhd17b gene encoding alpha/beta hydrolase domain-containing protein 17B: protein MNHLSLSELCCLFCCPPCPSKIASKLAFLPPEPTYSLMCDESGSRWTLHLSERADWQYSAREKDAIECFMTRTSRGNRIACMFVRCSPSARYTLLFSHGNAVDLGQMSSFYIGLGSRINCNVFSYDYSGYGASSGKPSEKNLYADVDAAWQALRTRYGIRPENVIVYGQSIGTVPSVDLAARYESAAVILHSPLTSGMRVAFPDTKKTYCFDAFPNIDKISKVTSPVLVIHGTEDEVIDFSHGLALYERCQRPVEPLWVEGAGHNDVELYGQYLERLKQFVAHELVNL, encoded by the exons ATGAACCACTTATCCCTCAGCGAGCTATGTTGCCTGTTCTGCTGCCCGCCGTGCCCCAGCAAGATCGCCTCCAAGCTGGCCTTCCTGCCCCCAGAGCCCACCTACAGCCTCATGTGTGACGAGAGCGGCAGCCGCTGGACCCTGCACCTGTCCGAGCGCGCCGACTGGCAGTACTCGGCCCGCGAGAAGGACGCCATCGAGTGCTTCATGACGCGCACCTCCAGAGGGAACCGGATCGCCTGCATGTTCGTCCGCTGCTCGCCCAGCGCTCGCTACACGCTGCTGTTCTCCCATGGCAACGCGGTGGACCTGGGCCAGATGAGCAGCTTCTACATTGGCTTGGGCTCACGGATCAACTGTAACGTCTTCTCCTACGACTACTCTGGTTACGGGGCAAGCTCTGGGAAACCCTCGGAAAAGAACCTGTATGCTGATGTAGACGCTGCCTGGCAGGCGCTCAGGACACG GTATGGCATCCGTCCAGAGAACGTGATCGTGTACGGCCAGAGCATTGGCACCGTGCCCTCCGTGGACCTGGCTGCTCGCTACGAGAGCGCCGCCGTCATCCTCCACTCCCCGCTCACCTCTGGCATGAGAGTGGCCTTCCCCGACACCAAGAAGACCTACTGCTTTGACGCCTTCCCAAA CATCGACAAGATCTCCAAGGTGACGTCACCGGTGCTGGTGATCCACGGTACGGAGGACGAGGTCATCGACTTCTCCCACGGCCTGGCGCTGTACGAGCGCTGCCAGCGGCCCGTGGAGCCGCTGTGGGTGGAGGGGGCCGGACACAACGACGTGGAGCTGTACGGACAGTACCTGGAGAGACTCAAGCAGTTCGTAGCGCACGAGCTGGTCAACTTGTAG